Proteins encoded together in one Ipomoea triloba cultivar NCNSP0323 chromosome 4, ASM357664v1 window:
- the LOC116015804 gene encoding receptor-like kinase TMK4: MSKLLAALSPAPSGWSASKDPCTWTNVNCDNSTGNVVSIKLDSQSISGELPSELTQLASLRSLSVQKNSLSGSLPSFANMSSLEELYLDSNEFSSIPQDFLLALPNLRTFSISDNGNLSPWQISSYLAESTNFESFYASNAGITGVIPDFFDSFTNFQNLRLSYNNLTGSLPGSFGSTFIQNLWLNNQQQGLSGTIHVLSSMTQLSQVWLQANDFTGPIPDLSECLNLFDLQLRDNQLTGFVPVSLTGLPKLVNITLQNNNLQGPKPEFGINVKKNLGNGFCKYTPGPCDPQVTALLAVAGGFGYPITLAQSWKGNDACNNWAFISCDAQGNVIIVNLEKQHFSGTISPALANLTSLRNLYLNDNNLTGPIPESLTTLPNLQVLQVSNNNLSGPIPNFQSPVNVITFNNSFIGIDVSTDGGSPVSGQNSDAPIPSVNPLSGNSNGSSISAGIKIVVGVITVIVGVVVFFVSCKCYMKRQHKMKVSVKGTAVLTEIKKLDIVNCGKTFHVHEDGNIAIPIKVLEKATNFFSEENVLGSGGYGVVYLGELDDGTKVAVKKMKDGASHTKGMNEFEAEIVFLTKVRHRNLVALIGYCINDNNRLLVYEYMPQGTLGHHLFDWEKHGFDPLTWKQRVTIALDVARGIEYLHSLAHQSFIHRDIKSSNILLSNDMRAKVADFGLVRKAPNDKSSFETRVAGTFGYLAPEYATTGRATNKVDVYAFGVVLMEIITGKKAVDETLPDETCHLVTWFHKIIRKGHNLKNTIDPTLDLDDQTFESISKVAELAAHCTADKYFRRPTMEHVVNVIGPFAHKWKPLIPEEIEEKYGGLDIHMSFPLAFEYSSIESLSFTEAKLIGHRLNQSAQF, encoded by the exons ATGTCTAAGCTCTTAGCCGCGCTCTCTCCAGCGCCTTCTGGCTGGTCCGCTTCCAAAGATCCCTGTACTTGGACTAATGTCAACTGCGACAACTCCACCGGCAATGTAGTCTCCATCAAACTCGACTCCCAGTCCATCTCCGGCGAGCTCCCTTCTGAGCTCACGCAGCTCGCGTCTCTCCGATCACTTTCCGTCCAGAAAAACTCCCTCTCCGGGTCCTTGCCGTCTTTCGCTAATATGTCTAGCCTAGAAGAACTCTACCTAGACAGCAATGAGTTCAGCTCAATCCCCCAAGATTTCCTCTTGGCTCTTCCCAATTTGCGGACTTTCAGCATTTCCGACAATGGCAACCTCAGCCCATGGCAGATTTCTAGTTATTTGGCAGAAAGCACAAACTTTGAATCTTTCTACGCGAGCAACGCCGGAATCACCGGCGTCATTCCTGATTTCTTCGATTCTTTCACGAATTTCCAGAACCTGAGATTATCCTACAATAACCTCACTGGGTCTCTGCCTGGGTCGTTTGGGAGCACGTTTATACAGAATTTGTGGCTGAATAACCAACAACAGGGGCTCTCCGGGACTATTCATGTGCTTTCCTCAATGACCCAACTCTCCCAAGTATGGCTTCAAGCGAATGACTTCACGGGCCCCATCCCTGACCTTTCCGAATGCTTAAATCTCTTCGATTTGCAGCTCAGAGACAACCAATTGACCGGGTTTGTACCAGTTTCCTTAACGGGTCTTCCGAAATTGGTGAACATTACTCTTCAGAACAACAATTTGCAGGGTCCCAAGCCTGAGTTTGGAATTAACGTCAAGAAGAATCTTGGTAATGGTTTCTGTAAGTATACACCTGGACCTTGTGATCCACAGGTCACTGCACTTCTTGCTGTTgctgggggttttgggtatccAATCACGCTCGCCCAATCTTGGAAAGGGAATGATGCGTGCAACAACTGGGCATTTATATCTTGTGATGCACAGGGGAATGTGATTATTGTGAATCTTGAAAAGCAGCATTTTTCAGGTACTATTTCACCCGCTCTTGCCAATTTGACTTCATTGAGGAACCTGTATTTGAATGATAATAATCTTACTGGCCCAATCCCGGAGAGCTTGACTACTTTGCCTAATCTTCAAGTCCTACAAGTGTCCAATAACAATTTGTCTGGGCCTATTCCTAATTTTCAATCTCCTGTAAATGTTATTACTTTCAACAACTCATTTATTGGGATTGATGTGAGTACCGATGGTGGATCACCGGTTTCAGGCCAGAATTCAGATGCTCCCATCCCCAGTGTCAATCCATTATCTGGCAATTCAAATGGGTCCTCCATTTCAGCTGGAATAAAGATTGTTGTTGGGGTTATAACTGTTATTGTTGGTGTGGTTGTGTTTTTTGTGTCTTGCAAGTGTTACATGAAGCGGCAGCATAAGATGAAGGTTAGTGTAAAAGGCACTGCAGTTTTGACTGAGATAAAGAAACTGGACATAGTTAATTGTGGGAAAACTTTTCATGTTCACGAAGATGGAAATATTGCAATTCCCATAAAAGTTCTTGAAAAAGCCACAAACTTTTTTAGCGAAGAAAATGTGTTGGGGAGCGGAGGATATGGAGTGGTATATTTGGGTGAACTAGATGATGGAACTAAGGTTGccgtgaagaagatgaaagacGGGGCATCACATACGAAAGGAATGAATGAGTTCGAAGCAGAAATTGTCTTTCTTACCAAAGTTAGGCATAGGAATTTAGTAGCACTGATTGGTTATTGTATCAATGACAACAATAGGCTTTTGGTTTATGAGTATATGCCACAAGGTACATTGGGTCATCATTTATTTGATTGGGAGAAGCATGGCTTTGATCCTCTAACATGGAAGCAAAGGGTGACAATTGCATTAGATGTGGCCAGGGGGATCGAGTATCTTCATAGTTTGGCTCATCAAAGTTTCATTCACCGAGATATAAAGTCCTCAAATATTCTTCTTAGTAATGATATGAGAGCCAAGGTCGCAGATTTTGGATTGGTCAGAAAGGCTccaaatgacaaatcttcttTTGAGACGCGAGTGGCTGGAACATTCGGTTACCTTGCACCTGAATATGCTA CAACAGGACGAGCCACAAACAAAGTAGATGTTTATGCATTTGGAGTTGTTTTAATGGAGATAATCACCGGCAAAAAAGCAGTAGATGAGACGTTGCCTGACGAGACATGTCACTTGGTCACATGGTTTCACAAGATTATAAGAAAAGGTCACAACCTTAAAAACACTATCGACCCAACTCTTGATCTTGATGACCAAACATTTGAGAGCATTTCTAAGGTTGCAGAGTTGGCAGCTCACTGCACTGCTGACAAATATTTTCGACGGCCAACTATGGAACATGTTGTTAACGTCATTGGTCCCTTTGCACATAAGTGGAAGCCTTTAATACCAGAAGAAATAGAGGAAAAGTATGGCGGTCTTGACATTCACATGAGCTTTCCTCTTGCATTTGAATACTCATCCATTGAAAGTTTGTCTTTTACAGAAGCCAAACTCATTGGACATCGTCTCAATCAAAGTGcgcaattttaa